A genomic stretch from Prionailurus bengalensis isolate Pbe53 chromosome E2, Fcat_Pben_1.1_paternal_pri, whole genome shotgun sequence includes:
- the LOC122494667 gene encoding LOW QUALITY PROTEIN: zinc finger protein 211-like (The sequence of the model RefSeq protein was modified relative to this genomic sequence to represent the inferred CDS: inserted 3 bases in 2 codons) — translation MHICLVPDSRPGERCYICNECVKSFSQVSYLIRHQRVHTGERSYECSECGRSFSQNSNLIQHQRIHTEVRHYECYECRKSFHQSSALLQHRRVHTAERPYECSECGKSFRYMSSLITHQRVHTGERPYECSECGKSFCQNIVLHQHQRVHTTEKPYWCNEYEKSFRHISSLITHQKVXTGERPYECSECGKSFEKSSXFLYHLRVHTGKRPYECSECGKSFHQNFVFLQHQRIHTGEKPYQCSECEKSFSQSSTLTTHQKIHTGK, via the exons ATGCACATTTGTTTAGTGCCAGACAGCCGCCCTGGAGAAAGATGTTATATTTGCAATGAATGCGTGAAATCCTTTAGCCAAGTCTCCTACCTCATTAGACAtcagagagttcacactggagaaaggtCTTATGAGTGTAGTGAATGTGGGAGATCTTTTAGCCAAAACTCTAATCTCAttcaacatcagagaattcacactgaAGTAAGACATTATGAGTGCTATGAATGCAGGAAATCTTTTCACCAAAGCTCTGCACTCCTTCAACATAGAAGAGTTCATACTGCCGAACGGCCTTATGAAtgtagtgaatgtgggaaatcctttAGATATATGTCCAGCCTCATTACACAtcagagagttcacactggagaaaggccttatgagtgcagtgaatgtgggaaatcatTTTGCCAAAACATTGTGCTCCATCAACACCAGAGGGTTCACACTACAGAAAAACCTTATTGGTGCAATGAATATGAGAAATCATTTAGACATATATCCAGCCTCATTACACATCAGAAAGT GACTGGAGAAAGGCCCTATGAGTGCAGTGAGTGTGGGAAATCTTTTGAGAAAAGCT TTTTCCTTTACCATCTGAGAGTTCACACTGGGAAAAGGCCTTATGAATGCAGCGAATGTGGGAAATCATTTCATCAAAATTTTGTGTTCCTTCAACATCAGAGGattcacactggagaaaagccTTATCAGTGCAGTGAATGTGAGAAATCCTTTAGTCAAAGCTCTACCCTCACCACACATCAGAAAATTCACACTGGAAAATAA